A section of the Triticum dicoccoides isolate Atlit2015 ecotype Zavitan chromosome 7A, WEW_v2.0, whole genome shotgun sequence genome encodes:
- the LOC119330205 gene encoding potassium transporter 26-like, with protein MEHQPPADDVVVQLSAAAVAAVDERSSTIHDGENAGAGDGGGGARRTFSQYYKMEHRKAPDFKWWQIGVLSYQSLGIIYGDLGTSPLYVFSTVTLPDPGEEDFLGILSLILWTLTLIGLLKYTFVVLHADDHGEGGTFALYSLLRQHVNFSGSMPMPVTRLASDINLKFHSKKKKLPSKMREFLERSTTAQSVITYVVLIATSMVMGDGALTPAISVLSAVQGIQSRSPKITQDHVVILSVIILIILFLFENYGTSKVSFAFSPIMLLWFAFVSLIGLYNIIKYYPPVLKAVSPLHIITFFARNKRKAWEQLGAIVLCITGAEAMFADLGHFNKSSIQMGFSAVVYPSMILAYSGQAAFLIKNPSKLSTTFYSSTPEPLFWPMFIIATLSAIVASQALISASFSIIRQSIALGCFPRVTMKHTSEKYEGQVYSPEVNYFLMITCIVITYGFKGGPQIGQAFGTVVIWVMLFTTTLMTVVMVVIWQTNIIAVGLFFAVFFCIEGIYMTSLLNKVLQGGWVPFANTAFFLAITMSWTYGRRKKNEYDAANLVGKQEFIKIVTRSSQVPGICIFCTDLMNGIPPIVRHYVKHTGSIREVMVFVTVRILPVRSVLPEERLLVDKLDHVGVYRCILQYGYMDNHNMDDDDFVVLVVASLKQIADNDEILLLDSAFTNGTSFVIGRTILKMSITRNCFKRFVINNLYRFLQKNFRSNMSSLKIAPGKTLQVGMHYEI; from the exons ATGGAGCACCAGCCGCCAGCCGACGACGTCGTGGTCCAGctgagcgccgccgccgtcgcggctGTCGACGAGAGGAGCTCGACGATCCACGACGGCGAAAATGCCGGCGccggggatggcggcggcggcgcgcgccgcACCTTCAGCCAGTACTACAAGATGGAGCACCGCAAGGCCCCG GATTTCAAGTGGTGGCAGATCGGGGTGCTGAGCTACCAGTCGCTGGGCATCATCTACGGCGACCTCGGCACGTCGCCGCTGTACGTGTTCTCGACCGTGACGCTGCCGGACCCGGGGGAGGAGGACTTCCTCGGCATCCTCAGCCTCATCCTCTGGACgctcaccctcatcggcctcctcaAGTACACCTTCGTCGTGCTCCATGCAGACGACCATGGAGAAG GTGGTACCTTTGCCCTGTACTCGCTCCTGCGTCAGCATGTGAATTTCAGCGGAAGCATGCCGATGCCAGTCACACGGCTGGCATCCGACATTAATCTCAAGTTTCACAGCAAGAAGAAGAAACTGCCGTCTAAGATGCGCGAGTTCTTGGAAAGAAGCACAACAGCACAGTCAGTCATCACCTACGTCGTATTGATCGCGACTTCCATGGTGATGGGTGATGGTGCCCTCACTCCAGCCATCTCAG TTCTGTCGGCCGTTCAAGGAATCCAATCAAGATCTCCTAAGATAACACAAG ACCATGTTGTCATTCTAAGCGTGATTATATTGATCATTCTGTTCCTTTTTGAGAACTATGGGACAAGCAAAGTCAGCTTCGCTTTCTCTCCTATTATGCTCCTATGGTTTGCGTTTGTCTCGCTCATTGGACTGtacaatattatcaagtattacccACCAGTTCTCAAAGCCGTGTCGCCACTCCACATAATAACTTTCTTCGCAAGGAACAAAAGAAAAGCCTGGGAGCAACTTGGAGCAATTGTTCTATGCATAACGG GTGCCGAAGCTATGTTTGCTGACCTGGGTCACTTCAACAAGTCATCGATTCAG ATGGGATTTTCAGCAGTAGTTTATCCATCAATGATCCTTGCATATTCTGGCCAGGCAGCATTTTTGATCAAGAACCCTTCTAAGCTCAGCACGACGTTCTACAGTAGCACTCCAGAGCCCTTGTTTTGGCCCATGTTTATCATAGCTACTTTATCTGCTATTGTTGCAAGCCAGGCATTAATATCAGCCAGTTTCTCCATCATTCGACAATCAATTGCATTAGGTTGTTTTCCAAGGGTTACGATGAAGCATACCTCAGAAAAATATGAAGGCCAAGTATACTCTCCAGAGGTCAACTACTTCTTGATGATCACGTGCATCGTGATAACTTACGGGTTTAAAGGGGGGCCACAGATCGGGCAAGCCTTTG GCACAGTAGTGATATGGGTTATGCTGTTTACAACAACCCTCATGACAGTTGTCATGGTTGTCATCTGGCAAACCAACATCATAGCAGTCGGCCTGTTTTTCGCTGTCTTCTTTTGCATTGAAGGAATTTACATGACCTCACTTCTAAACAAGGTCTTACAAGGTGGCTGGGTTCCATTTGCAAATACTGCATTTTTCCTTGCAATTACAATGTCTTGGACTTATGGGAGACGCAAGAAGAATGAATATGATGCGGCCAACTTGGTGGGCAAGCAGGAGTTCATTAAAATAGTAACACGGAGCAGCCAGGTACCTGGGATATGCATCTTTTGCACAGACTTGATGAATGGCATTCCACCTATTGTTCGCCACTATGTTAAGCACACGGGTTCCATCCGTGAAGTGATGGTATTTGTCACTGTGAGGATTCTTCCAGTGAGATCTGTCCTTCCAGAAGAGCGCTTGCTCGTAGACAAACTAGATCATGTTGGTGTTTATAGGTGCATACTCCAATATGGCTATATGGATAACCACAACATGGATGATGATGACTTCGTTGTATTGGTTGTTGCATCCCTCAAGCAAATAGCTGACAATGATGAGATCTTACTGTTGGATTCAGCTTTCACAAATGGAACAAGCTTTGTGATTGGAAGGACTATtctaaagatgagcatcacaaggaACTGCTTCAAGCGCTTCGTTATTAATAACCTTTACAGGTTCCTGCAAAAGAACTTCAGGTCCAACATGTCTAGTCTGAAGATAGCTCCTGGCAAAACATTGCAGGTTGGAATGCACTATGAGATCTGA
- the LOC119330206 gene encoding 3-oxoacyl-[acyl-carrier-protein] reductase FabG-like: MASSLPEKAGVPPWSRLEGQVVLVTGASSGIGRDFCLDLARAGCRVVAAARRADRLRSLCDEVNASADAAASHPRAVAVELDVAAGGSAVEAAVQRAWDAFGRIDVLINNAGLRGGVHSSLDWPEDEWDKLIKTNLTGLWLVAKHVCRHMRDAKIKGSVINISSVAGLNRGNLPGSIGYASSKSAVHSVTKIMALELGGYGIRVNAIAPGIFQSEITAPLLQKRWLSTVVSKIVPLKTNGTTDPALTSLVRFLIHEKASYITGNIFIVDSGVTVPGVPIFSSL; encoded by the exons ATGGCGTCGTCTCTGCCGGAGAAGGCTGGGGTTCCCCCGTGGAGCAGGCTGGAAGGGCAGGTTGTGCTGGTGACGGGCGCCTCCTCCGGCATCGGCCGCGATTTCTGCCTCGACCTGGCGCGCGCCGGCTGCCGGGTCGTCGCCGCCGCGCGCCGCGCCGACCGCCTCCGCTCCCTCTGCGACGAGGTCAACGCATCCGCGGACGCGGCCGCCAGCCATCCCCGGGCGGTGGCCGTCGAGCTCGACGTCGCCGCCGGAGGGTCCGCCGTCGAGGCGGCGGTGCAGAGGGCCTGGGACGCCTTCGGCCGCATCGACGTCTTGATCAACAACGCTGGCCTCCGAG GAGGTGTTCATTCCTCACTGGATTGGCCTGAGGATGAGTGGGATAAACTCATCAAGACAAACCTTACCGGATTATGGCTCGTCGCCAAGCATGTATGTAGACACATGCGTGATGCCAAGATAAAGGGTTCAGTAATCAACATTTCGTCTGTTGCTGGCCTCAACCGTGGCAATCTGCCTGGCTCCATTGGATACGCATCTTCCAAGTCGGCCGTGCATTCTGTCACGAAG ATAATGGCTTTGGAACTAGGAGGGTATGGAATTAGAGTGAACGCAATTGCGCCTGGAATATTCCAGTCAGAAATAACTGCTCCTCTGTTGCAAAAGAGATGGTTGAGCACCGTTGTTTCGAAGATTGTGCCACTTAAGACAAATGGCACTACCGATCCAGCATTAACATCGCTGGTTCGTTTTCTGATCCATGAAAAGGCATCATATATAACTGGCAACATCTTCATCGTAGATTCAGGCGTCACCGTACCTGGTGTTCCAATATTCTCTTCTCTGTAA